In Carassius gibelio isolate Cgi1373 ecotype wild population from Czech Republic chromosome B17, carGib1.2-hapl.c, whole genome shotgun sequence, a single window of DNA contains:
- the LOC127976123 gene encoding uncharacterized protein LOC127976123, with protein MTTIMECKCGKICKNRHGLRIHQAKKKCIQKEVESQRTGTTPGEMQEEPGPETPHSARSLQVMQPPDAHRTSEHRRVKWPQASKEKEWRQFDEDADTILEATAKGRADRRLKTMTTIIISLAVERFGLEEKRAAKSPYTMNNRASKIHQLRQELKTLRQQFKVASEEERGPLAELRSIIRKRLMTLRRAEGHRRRRKERSRRRAAFLANPFGFTKQLLGQKRSGQLTCSKAEVDHHLKQSYSDEYREQDLGPCRFLINPPAPALDFDGKETGWKEIQEVVRRARANSAPGPSGVPYKVYKNCPRLLHRLWKILKVIWRRGRVADQWRQAEGVWIPKEEKSQKIDQFRTISLLSVEGKIFFSLISRRLTDYLLKNSYIDTSVQKGGTPGVPGCLEHTGVVTQLIREARENKGDLAVLWLDLANAYGSIPHKLVEEALNRHHTPKKFRDLILDYYANFHLRVSSGTTSSDWHKLEKGIITGCTISVILFALAMNMLVKSAEIQCRGPLSKSGVRQPPIRAFMDDLTVTTTSVPGCRWILNGLQELMSWARMNFKPAKSRSLVLKKGKVTDKFHFSLGTTKIPSLTEEPVKSLGKVFNCSLRDAASTKATNQDLETWLAMVDKSGLPGKFKAWIYQHGILPRILWPLLVYEVPISTVEGFEMRISRFLRRWLGLPRSLSSIALYGQNNKLKLPMSSLSEEFMVTWSREVLQYRDSSDPKVAQAGIEVRTGRKWRATVAVDDAESRLRQKVLVGSVAQGRAGLGSRRAPRYDKAEGKERRSLILEEVRAGVEEKRACQMAGMRQQGAWTRWEQTVERKVTWTELWKAEPYRIKFLIQAVYDVLPSPSNLFSWGKVETPACPLCQKRGTLEHILSCCQKALGEWRYRWRHDQVLKAVADSICSGISHSKSLRPVKTTAFVRAGEKSTPAARGTSFGLLATTRDWELSVDLGKQLKFPEAVAITTLRPDVVLTSEASKQVILLELTVPWEDRMEEANERKRAKYSQLVEDCRSNGWRAICQPVEVGCRGFVGQSLCRAYKMLGITGASQRRAIKLATDAAEVASRWLWIRRGEAWRVGK; from the coding sequence ATGACGACGATAATGGAATGCAAATGTGGCAAGATATGCAAGAACCGACATGGCCTGCGGATCCACCAGGCCAAAAAGAAGTGTATACAGAAGGAGGTAGAGTCACAGCGCACAGGAACTACGCCTGGTGAGATGCAGGAGGAGCCAGGCCCGGAGACACCCCACAGTGCCCGGAGCCTCCAGGTGATGCAACCACCTGATGCACACAGGACATCAGAACATCGTCGGGTGAAGTGGCCCCAAGCTAGCAAGGAGAAGGAGTGGCGTCAGTTTGACGAAGACGCAGATACCATCTTGGAGGCAACTGCCAAAGGGAGAGCTGATCGACGCCTCAAAACGATGACTACAATCATCATCAGCTTAGCTGTAGAGAGGTTTGGACTTGAGGAGAAGCGAGCAGCGAAGTCCCCCTATACCATGAACAACAGAGCCAGTAAAATCCATCAGCTCAGGCAGGAGCTGAAGACCTTGAGGCAGCAGTTCAAGGTTGCAAGCGAAGAGGAGAGGGGACCACTTGCGGAGCTACGCAGCATAATCCGCAAAAGGCTGATGACTTTGAGGAGAGCAGAGGGGCataggaggaggaggaaggagaGGTCCAGGAGGAGAGCTGCCTTCCTAGCGAACCCATTTGGATTTACGAAACAGCTGCTAGGACAGAAGCGCAGCGGCCAACTCACCTGCTCCAAAGCTGAGGTTGACCACCACCTCAAGCAATCCTACAGTGATGAGTACAGAGAGCAAGACCTAGGGCCCTGCAGGTTCTTGATCAATCCACCTGCACCAGCACTGGACTTTGACGGGAAAGAGACCGGTTGGAAGGAGATCCAGGAGGTGGTTAGAAGGGCAAGGGCAAACTCCGCTCCAGGGCCCAGTGGAGTACCATACAAGGTTTATAAGAACTGTCCAAGACTACTCCACAGACTCTGGAAGATCCTGAAGGTTATTTGGAGGAGGGGAAGGGTAGCAGACCAGTGGAGACAGGCAGAGGGTGTTTGGATCCCGAAGGAGGAGAAGTCTCAAAAAATCGATCAGTTCCGGACCATCTCACTGCTGAGTGTTGAAGGAAAGATCTTCTTCAGCCTCATTTCCAGGCGACTGACAGACTACCTCCTGAAGAATTCCTATATCGATACATCAGTCCAGAAGGGAGGAACCCCAGGGGTACCTGGATGTCTGGAGCATACAGGCGTGGTCACTCAGCTTATCAGGGAAGCCAGAGAGAACAAGGGGGACCTGGCTGTGCTGTGGCTGGACCTCGCAAATGCCTATGGATCCATACCCCATAAACTGGTCGAAGAGGCACTGAACCGGCATCACACCCCGAAGAAGTTCAGAGACCTCATCCTGGACTACTATGCCAACTTCCACCTGAGAGTCTCCTCCGGAACAACATCCTCAGACTGGCACAAGCTTGAGAAGGGGATCATCACTGGCTGTACAATCTCAGTCATCCTTTTTGCACTCGCCATGAACATGCTGGTGAAATCTGCAGAAATACAGTGTAGGGGGCCCCTCTCTAAGTCTGGAGTTAGACAGCCACCCATCCGAGCCTTCATGGATGACCTGACAGTGACCACAACATCTGTCCCAGGCTGCAGGTGGATCCTGAACGGCCTTCAGGAGCTGATGTCCTGGGCTCGCATGAACTTCAAGCCGGCAAAGTCAAGGTCCCTCGTGCTGAAGAAAGGGAAGGTTACTGACAAGTTCCACTTCTCACTTGGCACCACCAAGATACCATCACTGACAGAGGAACCTGTAAAGAGCCTGGGGAAGGTGTTCAATTGCAGCCTGCGAGACGCAGCTTCCACAAAAGCGACCAACCAAGACCTGGAGACCTGGCTGGCCATGGTGGACAAGTCTGGCCTTCCTGGCAAGTTCAAGGCCTGGATTTACCAGCACGGTATCCTCCCTCGGATCCTATGGCCCCTCCTGGTGTATGAAGTCCCCATTTCAACAGTGGAAGGTTTTGAGATGAGGATCAGCAGGTTTCTGCGCAGGTGGCTGGGACTGCCTCGAAGCCTCAGCAGCATCGCTCTATATGGGCAGAACAACAAGCTGAAGCTTCCCATGAGCAGCCTGAGCGAGGAGTTCATGGTGAcatggtccagggaggtcctacAGTATCGGGATTCCAGTGATCCAAAGGTTGCCCAGGCTGGGATTGAGGTCAGGACAGGGCGGAAGTGGAGGGCTACCGTGGCAGTGGATGACGCGGAGTCAAGGCTACGGCAAAAGGTGTTGGTGGGCTCAGTGGCACAGGGGAGAGCTGGCCTGGGCAGCAGAAGAGCTCCTCGCTATGACAAGGCGGAAGGGAAAGAGAGGAGGTCTCTGATTCTGGAGGAGGTGCGTGCAGGAGTTGAGGAGAAGCGAGCTTGCCAGATGGCTGGGATGCGGCAACAGGGTGCCTGGACAAGATGGGAGCAAACAGTGGAGCGCAAAGTCACATGGACTGAGCTATGGAAGGCTGAACCCTACAGGATAAAATTCCTGATCCAGGCGGTCTATGACGTGTTGCCAAGTCCATCCAACCTCTTCTCCTGGGGAAAGGTGGAGACACCAGCATGCCCCCTCTGCCAGAAGAGAGGAACGTTGGAACACATCCTGAGCTGCTGTCAAAAAGCCCTGGGTGAATGGCGTTACCGCTGGAGGCATGACCAGGTCCTAAAAGCCGTAGCAGATTCTATCTGCAGTGGAATTAGCCACAGCAAGAGCCTCCGCCCAGTGAAGACCACAGCTTTTGTCAGAGCTGGGGAGAAGTCAACACCAGCTGCCCGGGGCACCTCTTTTGGCCTGTTGGCAACGACGCGTGACTGGGAGCTGTCAGTTGATCTGGGCAAGCAGCTGAAGTTCCCTGAGGCGGTTGCCATAACAACATTAAGGCCAGACGTTGTGCTTACCTCAGAGGCCTCCAAGCAGGTAATTCTCTTGGAGCTCACAGTGCCTTGGGAGGACCGTATGGAGGAGGCCAATGAAAGGAAGAGGGCAAAGTACTCCCAGCTTGTGGAGGATTGCCGGAGCAATGGGTGGCGGGCAATATGCCAACCCGTCGAAGTGGGATGTCGAGGGTTTGTGGGCCAATCCCTTTGCAGGGCCTACAAAATGCTTGGCATCACAGGGGCGAGCCAGCGAAGGGCCATCAAGTTGGCCACTGATGCTGCAGAAGTAGCATCAAGGTGGCTGTGGATCAGGAGAGGAGAGGCATGGCGTGTAGGGAAGTAG